A window of Stigmatella erecta genomic DNA:
TGGACATGCACCTGGGGCTGTCGGGCGAGGAGTACCAGCGGCTGTGCGAGCGGGTGACGGACATCTTCCACCTGGCGGCCGTCGCCCAGCTCAACGCCCCCAAGGAGACGAGCTGGCGGGTGAACGTGGACGGCACGCGCAACATGCTGGAGCTGGCGCGCGACTGCGAGCACCTGCGCCGCTTCAACACCTTCTCCAGCTGCTACGTGTCCGGGGACCGGCTGGGCGTCATCGCCGAGGACGAGCTGGACGCGGGCCAGGGCTTCCGCAACCCCTACGAGGAGTCCAAGTTCCACGCCGAGAAGCTCGTCCAGCGCGCCAGCGCCACCCTGCCCACCACCATCTTCCGCCCCTGCTCGGTGGTGGGGGACTCGCGCACCGGCGAGATCGACCGCTTCGAGGGGCCCTACTACCTGGGCGTCCTGCTCGTCACCTCGCCGCTGGTGGCCCCCCTGCCCCTGCCGGGCAACGGCGTGGCGCCGCTCAACGTGGTGCCGGTGGACTACGTGGTCGCCGCCGTGTGGCACATCTCCAGGGATCCCCGGGGCGTGGGCCGCACCTTCCACCTGGTGGACCCCAACCCCATGAGCGCCCGCCGCGTGTACGAGCGCATCGCGGAGAAGTCGAACCGGAAGCTGCCCCGCTTCCAGCTGCCCGCCCGGGCGGCGGACGTGGTGCTGCGCCTGCCCGTGCTGGAGAAGCTGGCCCGGCCCCAGCGCGCCGCCCTGAGCTACGTCAACCACCTGGTCATCTACAACACGCACAACACGCTGGAGCTGCTGGACGGCACGGGCATCCGCTGCCCGCCCCTGGCCACCTACCTGGACCAGCTCGTGGCGTATGTCCGCGAGCAGTACCGCAAGCGCCAGGAGAGCGCCGAGGTGGAGGATCCATTGGATCATTCTTCCTCTCCTGGAAGCGACACCCCGGACACCCTGCCGTCCCGCTAGCGCGGCGGGGCCGAACGGGCGCATCCTCCCGGAAGGGTCCGTCTTTTTACGGCCCTGTCTCCGAGGAGGGTTCCCGATGCGCCTGCGGACACTGTCGTGGCTGGGGCTGTGGCTCGTCTGCCTGGCCAGCACCAGCGCCTGGGCCGCCAACACCAAGCCCGTGGCCGCCATCACTGGCCCCACCAGCGTGCCCGAGGGAACCAACCCGGTGACGCTCGACGGCAGCGGCTCGGCGGATGCGGACGGCGACCCCCTCACCCACGCGTGGCGCCAGACGGTGGGCCCCACGGTGGCCCTCAGCAGCACCACCGCCGTGAAGCCCACTTTCCCGGCGCCCGCGGTCAGCTCGAACGTCGAGCTCACCTTCGAGCTGGTGGTCAACGATGGCACCGTGAACAGCGAGC
This region includes:
- a CDS encoding SDR family oxidoreductase, whose protein sequence is MSNQRKKQGPGTYFVTGYPGFIGKRLVEHIAREDPQGHIYALVQPKFLKEAQKLAAHVKGATLELITGDIVDMHLGLSGEEYQRLCERVTDIFHLAAVAQLNAPKETSWRVNVDGTRNMLELARDCEHLRRFNTFSSCYVSGDRLGVIAEDELDAGQGFRNPYEESKFHAEKLVQRASATLPTTIFRPCSVVGDSRTGEIDRFEGPYYLGVLLVTSPLVAPLPLPGNGVAPLNVVPVDYVVAAVWHISRDPRGVGRTFHLVDPNPMSARRVYERIAEKSNRKLPRFQLPARAADVVLRLPVLEKLARPQRAALSYVNHLVIYNTHNTLELLDGTGIRCPPLATYLDQLVAYVREQYRKRQESAEVEDPLDHSSSPGSDTPDTLPSR